In the Lujinxingia litoralis genome, one interval contains:
- a CDS encoding serine/threonine protein kinase, with product MTDSSQKSPERDALPRRIGERFELQRLLGEGGFGATYVALDLESGRDVAIKVLHLERIEDWKALELFEREARVLKHLDHPRIPDYIDFISAESTGQAYLAQELARGQSIGELLRDGRRFTEAEAKEVARQVLEVLVYLGGLRPQVVHRDLKPDNLLLDGDSISVVDFGAVREVARKLGHHSTVAGTFGYMAPEQLMGRASPASDLFALGMTLIHMLSGVSPDTMEQRRGKPLFREQCVISEGFADLLDQMIEPIMEDRFDSAERCLELLDRLKDAELPRKHRRRPRDRPALPPQETLSEGCVQIVARGPGSWRISIRPPTARIHKALGVFGHILAIMFMGFLANAASSIILFLSTTAGVEPTDSITENLLGYLFLALIIAARYFTYIDTYRGGDIEIEQDTISIKVRYSFKPELLGSLADLRTSLVFPKNGASYGKICLHLHEDQRVLHLLTSDEIHHLIAFLEILEAPHTSVLDSKSALPSQPVYEPEPAQEASAEHTT from the coding sequence ATGACCGACTCCTCCCAAAAATCGCCAGAGCGCGACGCCTTACCCCGACGCATTGGCGAGCGCTTTGAGCTTCAACGCCTCCTCGGCGAAGGCGGCTTTGGCGCCACCTATGTCGCCCTGGATCTGGAGAGCGGCCGCGACGTCGCCATCAAAGTCTTGCACCTGGAGCGCATTGAGGACTGGAAGGCGCTGGAGCTCTTTGAGCGTGAAGCCCGGGTGCTCAAACATCTCGACCACCCCCGCATCCCCGACTACATCGACTTCATCAGTGCCGAATCCACCGGCCAGGCCTACCTCGCCCAGGAACTCGCCAGGGGCCAGTCGATCGGCGAGCTGTTACGCGATGGCCGACGCTTCACGGAGGCCGAAGCAAAAGAGGTCGCCCGCCAGGTTCTGGAGGTGCTCGTTTACCTGGGCGGCCTGCGACCCCAGGTCGTGCACCGCGATCTCAAACCCGACAACCTGCTGCTGGACGGGGACTCGATCTCCGTCGTGGATTTTGGCGCCGTGCGGGAGGTCGCGCGCAAGCTCGGTCACCACTCCACCGTCGCCGGCACCTTTGGCTACATGGCCCCCGAGCAGCTCATGGGCCGGGCCTCACCCGCCTCCGACCTCTTTGCCCTGGGCATGACGCTGATCCACATGCTCAGCGGCGTCTCCCCTGACACCATGGAACAACGCCGCGGTAAGCCCCTCTTTCGCGAACAGTGTGTGATCTCGGAGGGTTTTGCCGACCTGCTCGATCAGATGATCGAACCCATCATGGAGGACCGTTTCGACTCCGCCGAGCGTTGCCTGGAGTTGCTCGACCGGCTCAAAGACGCCGAACTCCCCCGCAAGCATCGGCGCCGGCCCAGAGACCGCCCTGCCTTGCCACCTCAAGAAACGCTCAGCGAGGGATGCGTCCAGATCGTTGCCCGCGGCCCCGGTTCCTGGAGGATCTCGATCCGTCCTCCTACCGCTCGCATCCACAAAGCGTTGGGGGTGTTCGGTCACATTCTGGCCATAATGTTCATGGGTTTCCTGGCCAATGCCGCCTCATCCATCATCCTTTTCCTCTCCACAACTGCTGGGGTTGAGCCAACCGACTCCATCACCGAAAACCTTCTGGGTTATCTCTTTCTGGCTCTGATCATCGCTGCAAGATACTTCACCTACATCGACACCTACCGAGGCGGCGACATTGAGATCGAGCAGGACACCATTTCCATCAAGGTGAGATACTCCTTCAAGCCCGAGCTGCTCGGCTCGCTCGCGGACCTCAGAACCTCCCTGGTTTTCCCGAAAAATGGCGCGTCCTATGGCAAAATTTGCCTTCATCTCCACGAGGACCAGAGAGTCCTCCACCTGCTTACCTCCGACGAGATCCATCACCTGATCGCATTTCTCGAAATTCTCGAAGCACCCCACACGTCGGTCTTGGACTCGAAGTCCGCCCTCCCATCTCAACCGGTTTACGAGCCCGAACCTGCGCAAGAAGCGTCGGCCGAGCACACCACCTGA
- a CDS encoding CBS domain-containing protein codes for MIEASELMTGNPERADVTDPLREVIRKLIELDVRHLPIVENNELVGMISDRDLQGLMVPDGSDLEVMRLSDPRFDQSVSSVMQGDVISVHPETNINDVIELMIDQKIGAVPVVDPITGTLVGIVSYVDVIREARDYFSGESVGAP; via the coding sequence ATGATCGAAGCCAGCGAGTTGATGACCGGAAACCCCGAGCGCGCCGACGTCACCGATCCCCTGCGCGAAGTCATCCGCAAGCTCATTGAGCTCGATGTACGCCACCTGCCCATCGTCGAGAATAACGAACTTGTGGGCATGATCAGCGACCGCGACCTTCAGGGGCTGATGGTCCCCGACGGCTCCGATCTGGAGGTGATGCGCCTGAGCGACCCGCGCTTTGATCAGTCGGTGAGCAGTGTGATGCAGGGCGACGTGATCTCGGTGCACCCGGAGACCAACATCAACGACGTCATCGAGTTGATGATCGACCAGAAAATCGGCGCGGTGCCGGTGGTCGACCCCATCACCGGCACGCTGGTGGGCATCGTCAGCTACGTCGACGTGATCCGCGAGGCCCGCGACTACTTCAGCGGCGAGTCGGTCGGCGCGCCTTAA
- a CDS encoding protein kinase domain-containing protein: protein MKTWQDNDILAGRYRLMRELGRDRGAVLWEAHDDREMGLVHLRILQHNLRGEPLVVMRFTREAALAGRLDHPALSAARELIDDEEALTLVYDVPGTMTLAERLRRGVVDATAAAILLEPVLEGLEFAHRRGVIHRNLSPDHIWLDGAGGARVSGFGATANPGRRSQRRPENAHT, encoded by the coding sequence GTGAAAACGTGGCAAGACAACGACATCCTCGCAGGCCGCTACCGCCTCATGCGCGAGCTTGGCCGCGACCGGGGAGCAGTGCTCTGGGAGGCCCACGATGACCGGGAGATGGGCCTCGTTCACCTGCGCATCTTGCAACACAACCTGCGCGGGGAACCCCTGGTCGTGATGCGCTTTACCCGCGAGGCGGCGCTGGCCGGTCGTCTCGACCACCCCGCGCTGAGCGCGGCCCGGGAGCTTATCGACGACGAGGAAGCGCTGACCCTGGTCTACGACGTCCCGGGCACCATGACCCTGGCGGAGCGGCTGCGCCGCGGCGTCGTCGATGCCACCGCAGCCGCGATCCTGCTGGAGCCCGTCCTTGAGGGCCTGGAGTTCGCGCATCGACGCGGCGTCATTCACCGCAACTTGAGCCCCGACCACATCTGGCTGGACGGGGCCGGAGGCGCGCGCGTCAGCGGATTCGGAGCTACCGCGAATCCCGGACGACGCAGCCAGCGTCGTCCGGAGAACGCTCACACCTGA
- a CDS encoding non-canonical purine NTP pyrophosphatase, producing the protein MEQLSTSAGPDDTFVIATTNAGKRREIAASLGDLLATRWQVLDRQSFPRPLDAVIEDADSFEGNAIKKGLWTARDTECVSLADDSGLVVDALGGAPGVTSARYAGEDADDAANNAKLIAAVQALDPQSWAGALGPAARFESVICLVLGPGAVGRALLARCGLTLDEVPGGAPRNEGELVRVGDLAVVWFRGTVEGQILTEPRGEGGFGYDPYFYVPSLGRTMAELTLEEKGAISHRGQALHKVRTFFGAR; encoded by the coding sequence ATGGAGCAGCTTTCAACCTCGGCCGGGCCCGACGATACCTTTGTGATCGCCACCACAAACGCCGGCAAACGCCGGGAGATCGCCGCCAGTCTGGGCGATTTGCTCGCCACCCGGTGGCAGGTCCTGGATCGCCAGAGCTTCCCGCGCCCGCTCGACGCCGTGATCGAAGACGCCGACAGCTTCGAGGGCAACGCCATCAAAAAGGGGCTCTGGACGGCTCGCGACACCGAATGCGTCTCGCTGGCCGATGACTCCGGGCTGGTGGTCGACGCGCTGGGCGGCGCTCCCGGGGTCACCAGCGCCCGCTACGCCGGCGAAGACGCCGATGATGCGGCCAACAACGCAAAGCTCATCGCCGCGGTGCAGGCCCTCGATCCCCAGAGCTGGGCCGGGGCGCTCGGGCCGGCGGCGCGCTTTGAGAGCGTGATCTGCCTGGTCCTGGGACCCGGCGCGGTGGGGCGCGCGCTCCTGGCCCGCTGCGGCCTGACCCTGGACGAGGTCCCCGGCGGCGCCCCGCGCAACGAGGGCGAGCTGGTACGGGTGGGAGATCTGGCCGTGGTGTGGTTTCGCGGGACGGTGGAGGGCCAGATCCTCACCGAGCCCCGGGGCGAAGGCGGCTTTGGCTACGACCCCTACTTCTACGTCCCCTCGCTCGGGCGCACGATGGCCGAGCTGACGCTGGAAGAAAAAGGCGCGATCAGCCACCGCGGGCAGGCCCTCCACAAAGTCCGGACCTTTTTTGGCGCGCGCTGA
- a CDS encoding gamma-butyrobetaine hydroxylase-like domain-containing protein — translation MSFSDDHESVYPTRYLRGFCPCARCQGHTSGPHRFIEHEPAQAEVVDVRQVGNYAINIVFADGHDTGIYSFQRLRELCPCPRCMPTGLKDEYR, via the coding sequence ATGAGCTTTAGCGATGATCACGAGTCGGTCTACCCCACGCGCTACCTGCGCGGGTTCTGCCCCTGCGCCCGCTGTCAGGGGCACACCAGCGGCCCGCACCGATTCATCGAGCATGAGCCGGCCCAGGCCGAGGTCGTCGACGTGCGCCAGGTGGGCAACTACGCCATCAACATCGTATTTGCCGACGGGCACGACACCGGCATCTACTCCTTCCAGCGCCTGCGGGAGCTTTGCCCCTGCCCGCGTTGCATGCCGACGGGGCTGAAGGACGAGTATCGCTGA